In one Papio anubis isolate 15944 chromosome 11, Panubis1.0, whole genome shotgun sequence genomic region, the following are encoded:
- the LOC116269468 gene encoding putative protein FRMPD2-like isoform X1: protein MTSVPFPGDRLLQVDGLSLCGLTHKQAVQCLKGPGQIARLVLERRGPRTTQQCPSANDSMGDEHTAVSLVTALPGRPSSCVSVTDGPKFEVKLKKNANGLGFSFVQMEKESCSHLKSDLVRIKRLFPGQPAEENGAIEAGDIILAVNGRSTEGLIFQEVLHLLRGAPQEVTLLLCRPPPGALPEMEQEWQTPELSTDKEFTRATCTDSCTSPILDQEDSWRDSASPEAGDGLGLRPESSQKDIKAAQWGQNRERPWASSLTHSPESHPHLCKLHQERDASTLETSLEKDVRQNCYSVCDIMRLGSPELDGEDGEGDMYHPCGAPSPTSEDEEYLTINSTCQGQLPCEECLEADSGTILLPQFCSWGTVPESLPPEESPESGSEWEDLEEPVDLEYGALRWVSL, encoded by the exons ATGACATCCGTCCCTTTCCCAGGTGATCGACTCCTGCAGGTGGATGGATTGAGTCTGTGCGGCCTCACCCACAAGCAGGCTGTGCAGTGCCTGAAGGGTCCTGGGCAG ATTGCAAGACTAGTCTTAGAGAGAAGAGGCCCCAGGACTACACAGCAGTGTCCTTCTGCTAATGACAGCATGGGAGATGAACACACGGCTGTTTCCTTGGTAACAGCCTTGCCTGGCAGGCCTTCGAGCTGTGTCTCGGTGACAGatg GTCCTAAGTTTGAAGTTAAACTAAAAAAGAATGCCAATGGTTTGGGATTCAGTTTCGTGCAGATGGAGAAAGAGAGCTGCAGCCATCTCAAAAGTGATCTTGTGAGGATTAAGAGGCTCTTTCCGGGACAGCCAGCTGAGGAGAATGGGGCCATCGAAGCTGGTGACATTATCCTGGCCGTGAATGGAAGGTCCACGGAAGGCCTCATCTTCCAG GAGGTGCTGCATTTACTGAGAGGGGCCCCACAGGAAGTCACGCTCCTCCTTTGCCGACCCCCTCCAGGTGCGCTGCCTGAGATGGAGCAGGAATGGCAG ACACCTGAACTCTCAACTGACAAAGAATTCACCAGGGCAACATGTACTGACTCATGTACCAGCCCCATCCTGGATCAAGAGGACAGCTGGAGGGACAGtgcctccccagaagcagggGACGGCCTGGGTCTCAGGCCAGAGTCTTCCCAAAAGGACATCAAAGCAGCACAATGGGGCCAAAATAGAGAGAGACCTTGGGCCAGTTCCTTGACACATTCTCCTGAGTCCCACCCTCATTTATGCAAACTTCACCAAGAAAGGGATGCATCAACATTGGAGACCTCTTTGGAAAAGGATGTGAGGCAAAACTGCTATTCAGTTTGTGATATCATGAGACTTGGAAG TCCTGAATTGGATGGGGAGGATGGGGAAGGTGACATGTACCATCCATGTGGAGCCCCTTCTCCCACCTCGGAGGATGAAGAGTATCTTACCATCAACTCTACATGCCAAGGCCAGCTACCCTGTGAAGAATGTTTGGAGGCAGATTCTGGGACCATTCTCTTGCCACAGTTCTGCTCTTGGGGCACTGTCCCAGAGTCTTTGCCTCCAGAAGAGTCCCCAGAGAGTGGGAGTGAATGGGAAGACCTGGAGGAGCCTGTGGACCTGGAGTACGGTGCCCTCAGGTGGGTATCACTCTGA
- the LOC116269468 gene encoding putative protein FRMPD2-like isoform X2, with product MTSVPFPGDRLLQVDGLSLCGLTHKQAVQCLKGPGQIARLVLERRGPRTTQQCPSANDSMGDEHTAVSLVTALPGRPSSCVSVTDGPKFEVKLKKNANGLGFSFVQMEKESCSHLKSDLVRIKRLFPGQPAEENGAIEAGDIILAVNGRSTEGLIFQEVLHLLRGAPQEVTLLLCRPPPGALPEMEQEWQTPELSTDKEFTRATCTDSCTSPILDQEDSWRDSASPEAGDGLGLRPESSQKDIKAAQWGQNRERPWASSLTHSPESHPHLCKLHQERDASTLETSLEKDVRQNCYSVCDIMRLGRYSFSSSLTRPSTDIF from the exons ATGACATCCGTCCCTTTCCCAGGTGATCGACTCCTGCAGGTGGATGGATTGAGTCTGTGCGGCCTCACCCACAAGCAGGCTGTGCAGTGCCTGAAGGGTCCTGGGCAG ATTGCAAGACTAGTCTTAGAGAGAAGAGGCCCCAGGACTACACAGCAGTGTCCTTCTGCTAATGACAGCATGGGAGATGAACACACGGCTGTTTCCTTGGTAACAGCCTTGCCTGGCAGGCCTTCGAGCTGTGTCTCGGTGACAGatg GTCCTAAGTTTGAAGTTAAACTAAAAAAGAATGCCAATGGTTTGGGATTCAGTTTCGTGCAGATGGAGAAAGAGAGCTGCAGCCATCTCAAAAGTGATCTTGTGAGGATTAAGAGGCTCTTTCCGGGACAGCCAGCTGAGGAGAATGGGGCCATCGAAGCTGGTGACATTATCCTGGCCGTGAATGGAAGGTCCACGGAAGGCCTCATCTTCCAG GAGGTGCTGCATTTACTGAGAGGGGCCCCACAGGAAGTCACGCTCCTCCTTTGCCGACCCCCTCCAGGTGCGCTGCCTGAGATGGAGCAGGAATGGCAG ACACCTGAACTCTCAACTGACAAAGAATTCACCAGGGCAACATGTACTGACTCATGTACCAGCCCCATCCTGGATCAAGAGGACAGCTGGAGGGACAGtgcctccccagaagcagggGACGGCCTGGGTCTCAGGCCAGAGTCTTCCCAAAAGGACATCAAAGCAGCACAATGGGGCCAAAATAGAGAGAGACCTTGGGCCAGTTCCTTGACACATTCTCCTGAGTCCCACCCTCATTTATGCAAACTTCACCAAGAAAGGGATGCATCAACATTGGAGACCTCTTTGGAAAAGGATGTGAGGCAAAACTGCTATTCAGTTTGTGATATCATGAGACTTGGAAG ATATTCCTTCTCATCTTCTCTAACCAGACCTTCGACAGATATTTTCTGA